A single region of the Pristis pectinata isolate sPriPec2 chromosome 23, sPriPec2.1.pri, whole genome shotgun sequence genome encodes:
- the zbtb26 gene encoding zinc finger and BTB domain-containing protein 26: MKYGHCRNGQCLSSIPSCLLCHFRGQLSVKPYWWIWSQTRFGNMAPNSDVLRFKFTSYGDSMLQKMNLLRQQKRFCDVTIRINNVAFLGHKIIFAACSPFLRDQFLLNDSKDVRISLLQSSEVGEQILLSCYTGILEFPVKELVNYLTAASYLQMGHIVEKCTQALSKYIEPKLLSEDQGHQVGESSTSTAFPESSERPQESPLSDSGKSKLEDLTQTRDVSDCETDSEDSNIRIVKVESLTSDIQESENGDSLSHLSNNFSNSVERAVANSPDSQHSLVNSSVDSRSNKVLDSCLQNFVADPPRLSEVVNGTSFMLAANEFELQGLSSFPNEEMAAAGGFLFRRNRGTKLFANKTMYTNHFKMQDKWLQKPHHCSKCGKIFQHLENFISHLKTHKLFLCLRCGKIFTQKSNLTRHIRVHTGIKPYQCTICGKTFTQKCSLQDHLNLHSGDRPHKCNYCDVGFAHKPALRRHLKEQHGKKCVDNVTEGSIQEITLEVDTIE; encoded by the exons atgaaatATGGACATTGCCGAAATGGCCAGTGCTTATCATCCATCCCAAGTTGTCTGCTATGCCATTTCAGAGGTCAATTAAGTGTTAAACCATATTGGTGGATTTGGAGTCAAACCAG GTTTGGAAACATGGCTCCAAATTCTGATGTCCTTCGGTTTAAGTTTACAAGCTATGGAGACTCCATGTTGCAAAAAATGAATTTGTTGAGGCAGCAAAAGCGATTCTGCGACGTTACAATTCGAATCAACAATGTGGCGTTTCTGGGGCATAAAATAATTTTTGCTGCATGCTCTCCCTTTTTGAGGGACCAGTTTTTGCTGAATGATTCAAAGGATGTCAGAATTTCACTTCTCCAGAGTTCTGAGGTTGGAGAACAGATACTTTTATCCTGCTACACTGGTATCCTAGAGTTCCCTGTGAAGGAATTGGTAAACTACTTAACTGCTGCAAGCTACCTTCAAATGGGTCATATTGTGGAAAAATGCACACAAGCTCTTTCTAAATACATTGAGCCAAAGTTGTTGTCTGAAGACCAAGGGCACCAAGTAGGGGAAAGCAGCACTTCAACTGCATTCCCTGAGAGTTCAGAAAGGCCACAAGAAAGTCCGCTTTCTGATTCTGGAAAGAGCAAATTGGAAGATCTCACACAAACTAGAGATGTCTCCGACTGTGAAACGGACTCTGAAGACAGCAACATCCGTATTGTCAAAGTGGAATCTCTGACTAGTGATATTCAAGAGAGTGAGAATGGTGACAGTTTGAGTCATCTCTCAAATAATTTCAGCAATAGTGTAGAAAGAGCTGTTGCAAATTCTCCTGATTCACAGCACTCCCTGGTTAATTCGTCTGTTGATTCTAGAAGCAACAAGGTGTTAGATAGCTGTTTACAGAACTTTGTAGCTGATCCGCCCAGATTGTCGGAAGTGGTCAATGGCACAAGTTTTATGCTGGCAGCCAATGAGTTTGAGCTGCAAGGTTTGAGTAGTTTCCCAAATGAGGAAATGGCTGCTGCAGGTGGGTTTTTGTTCAGGCGCAACAGGGGCACAAAACTGTTTGCAAACAAAACCATGTATaccaatcattttaaaatgcagGACAAGTGGCTTCAGAAGCCCCACCACTGCAGTAAATGTGGTAAAATTTTTCAGCATCTGGAAAACTTCATCAGTCATCTGAAAACTCACAAACTTTTCCTTTGTCTACGCTgcggcaagattttcacacagaaaaGTAATCTGACACGGCACATCCGCGTACACACGGGAATCAAGCCCTATCAATGCACGATCTGTGGGAAGACGTTCACACAGAAATGTTCTCTGCAGGACCACCTGAATCTCCATAGCGGTGACAGACCGCACAAGTGCAACTACTGTGATGTGGGCTTTGCACATAAGCCAGCTCTCAGGCGACACCTCAAAGAACAGCATGGGAAGAAATGTGTAGATAATGTCACTGAAGGAAGCATACAAGAAATTACTCTAGAAGTAGATACTATTGAATGA